From one Rhizobium sp. CIAT894 genomic stretch:
- a CDS encoding inorganic phosphate transporter gives MPPRPTVLTKRTLDKDLDKITHAEDAAKHVLRRLVAPGLGLIFVGLAMLFAGVYVFDQPGAVLVVAAAALAGYMAMNIGANDVTNNVGAAVGARAMTMGQALIIAAIFEVLGATIAGGEVVRTISSNIVDTVRVPQALLGWIMMAALMAAALWINLATWMNAPVSTTHAIVGAVIGAGIAAVGPEPVNWQVMLEITSSWMTSPLIGGLIAAGLLYLVKTLIIYRDDKIAAAERWVPVLVAVMAGGFTAYMVLQLSPTGKFPALTIILIGIGSGLVSWLAARPLVLAQAQDLENRNSSLRVLFRLPLIGSAALLSFAHGANDVSNAVGPLSAIVHSVGIDGGDGLGHPPLWVMLIGAFGISVGLLLFGPRLIRLVGEEITKLNPMRAYCVALSTAFTVIVASWLGLPVSTTHIAVGSVFGVGFFREWYTRHSKRRIAYIRRRVETFDIDEPEEPNVHETRRRYLVRRSHFMTIVAAWIVTVPVSAALAAGIYWAMFALFV, from the coding sequence ATGCCGCCACGTCCCACAGTCCTCACGAAACGCACGCTCGACAAGGATCTCGACAAGATCACCCATGCCGAGGACGCGGCAAAGCATGTCCTGCGGCGGCTGGTGGCGCCTGGCCTCGGCCTGATCTTCGTCGGTCTGGCCATGTTGTTTGCCGGTGTCTATGTGTTCGACCAGCCGGGAGCGGTGCTCGTCGTGGCGGCGGCCGCCCTTGCCGGCTATATGGCGATGAATATCGGCGCCAATGACGTGACCAACAATGTGGGCGCCGCTGTCGGCGCCCGCGCCATGACGATGGGCCAGGCGCTTATTATCGCCGCGATTTTCGAGGTTCTCGGCGCCACCATCGCCGGCGGCGAAGTCGTCAGGACGATTTCCTCGAATATCGTCGACACCGTCCGGGTGCCGCAGGCATTGCTCGGCTGGATCATGATGGCGGCGCTGATGGCCGCAGCCCTCTGGATCAATCTCGCCACCTGGATGAACGCGCCGGTTTCCACCACCCATGCGATCGTCGGGGCGGTGATCGGCGCCGGCATCGCAGCCGTCGGGCCGGAGCCGGTGAACTGGCAGGTGATGCTGGAAATCACCTCGAGCTGGATGACCTCGCCGCTGATCGGCGGACTGATCGCGGCCGGGCTGCTTTATCTCGTCAAGACCCTCATCATTTACCGCGACGACAAGATCGCGGCAGCCGAGCGCTGGGTGCCGGTGCTGGTCGCAGTAATGGCCGGCGGCTTCACGGCCTATATGGTGCTGCAGCTGTCGCCCACGGGCAAATTTCCGGCCTTGACCATCATCCTCATCGGCATCGGCAGCGGGCTGGTCAGCTGGCTTGCCGCCCGGCCGCTCGTTCTTGCCCAGGCGCAGGACCTCGAAAACCGCAACAGTTCGCTGCGGGTGCTGTTCCGGCTGCCGCTCATCGGCTCTGCGGCGCTGCTTTCCTTCGCGCATGGTGCAAACGACGTTTCGAATGCGGTCGGGCCGCTTTCGGCGATCGTCCATTCGGTCGGCATCGACGGCGGCGACGGCCTGGGGCATCCGCCGCTCTGGGTGATGCTGATCGGCGCATTCGGCATCTCCGTCGGTCTGCTGCTGTTCGGCCCGCGCCTCATACGTCTCGTCGGCGAGGAGATCACCAAACTCAATCCGATGCGCGCCTATTGCGTCGCGCTGTCGACCGCCTTCACCGTCATCGTCGCCTCCTGGCTCGGCCTGCCGGTCAGCACCACGCATATCGCCGTCGGCTCCGTCTTCGGCGTCGGCTTCTTCCGCGAATGGTATACGCGCCATTCGAAGCGTCGCATCGCCTATATCAGGCGCAGGGTCGAGACTTTCGATATCGACGAGCCGGAGGAGCCGAACGTCCACGAGACCCGGCGACGCTATCTGGTGCGCCGCTCGCATTTCATGACCATCGTCGCCGCCTGGATCGTCACGGTGCCGGTTTCGGCAGCGCTTGCGGCAGGGATTTATTGGGCTATGTTCGCGCTCTTCGTCTGA
- a CDS encoding NUDIX hydrolase, translating into MTLLARLASDVQLMFRRPPRQQYGAICYRLKKKSGDVEVLLMTSRDTGRWVIPKGWPMTGKCAHEVAAQEALEEAGVRGAVEKETLGAYSYSKVLRDGVQVVCKVQVYALEVTDMAKNFKEKGERTIEWVSFDEAAGRVREPELRGLLLAFKRVMTERLASPRAKQVPEAKQISAAKQISTK; encoded by the coding sequence TTGACTCTTCTCGCCCGATTGGCATCCGATGTGCAACTGATGTTCCGGCGCCCGCCGCGACAGCAATATGGTGCGATCTGCTACCGGCTGAAAAAGAAGAGCGGTGACGTCGAGGTGCTTTTGATGACGAGCCGCGATACCGGCCGCTGGGTCATTCCCAAGGGCTGGCCGATGACGGGCAAATGCGCCCATGAGGTCGCCGCACAGGAAGCCCTTGAGGAGGCCGGCGTCCGCGGCGCGGTCGAGAAGGAGACGCTCGGCGCTTACAGCTATTCGAAAGTGCTGCGCGACGGCGTGCAGGTGGTCTGCAAGGTGCAGGTCTATGCGCTCGAAGTCACCGACATGGCGAAGAACTTCAAGGAAAAGGGCGAACGCACCATCGAATGGGTCTCGTTCGACGAGGCGGCCGGGCGCGTGCGCGAGCCGGAGCTTCGTGGCCTGCTGCTCGCCTTCAAGCGGGTGATGACGGAAAGACTTGCGTCCCCACGGGCCAAACAGGTCCCGGAGGCCAAGCAGATTTCGGCGGCCAAACAGATTTCGACGAAATGA
- a CDS encoding LysR substrate-binding domain-containing protein, with protein sequence MRLPPLNAIRAFEAVCRHGSIMKAAEELNVVRGAVRQQIVTLENHVGRKLFTRDGRRLVPTVQASAFADAAGTAFDILQRAALELAGTVPGRIRLGVPSAFAVWWLMPRVADMQASLGNTMVDIVPMSVVEPLQTHPELDAVIMGGEYRPAAGMTALRFMEDEFGPVVTAALAATLSADPKAMGRLTMLVSRSAPKLWDEWFAESGTPPVTFSRVQEFEDLLLALGAARSGLGVALAPRASIEDDLQRGHLLAPYGFIARPSGYRLCCRTPDVKRPAFAALAAWLLRCGTGT encoded by the coding sequence ATGCGTCTTCCACCACTCAACGCCATCCGCGCCTTCGAGGCCGTCTGCCGTCACGGCAGCATCATGAAGGCCGCCGAAGAGCTGAATGTGGTGCGCGGCGCCGTGCGCCAGCAGATCGTTACCCTGGAGAATCATGTCGGCCGCAAGCTCTTCACGCGTGACGGCCGCAGGCTGGTCCCGACCGTGCAGGCGAGCGCCTTTGCCGACGCTGCAGGCACGGCTTTCGATATTCTGCAACGCGCCGCTTTGGAGCTCGCAGGCACCGTGCCGGGCCGCATCCGGCTCGGCGTGCCCTCCGCCTTCGCGGTCTGGTGGTTGATGCCGCGCGTGGCGGACATGCAGGCTAGCCTCGGAAATACAATGGTCGACATCGTGCCGATGAGCGTGGTCGAGCCGCTGCAGACCCACCCGGAATTGGACGCTGTGATCATGGGCGGCGAATATCGGCCGGCCGCAGGGATGACCGCCCTGCGGTTCATGGAAGACGAATTCGGCCCGGTCGTGACAGCGGCGCTTGCCGCGACGCTCTCGGCCGATCCCAAGGCGATGGGCCGGCTGACGATGCTCGTCAGCCGCAGCGCTCCGAAGCTCTGGGACGAATGGTTTGCCGAAAGCGGCACGCCGCCGGTCACCTTTTCCCGCGTCCAAGAATTCGAGGATCTGCTGCTGGCGCTGGGAGCTGCCCGCTCCGGGCTTGGCGTCGCTCTGGCGCCACGCGCCTCGATCGAAGACGATCTTCAGCGCGGGCATCTGCTGGCGCCCTACGGCTTCATTGCCCGGCCGTCGGGCTACCGCCTCTGCTGCCGGACGCCGGATGTCAAGCGGCCGGCCTTTGCGGCGCTGGCCGCTTGGCTGCTTCGTTGCGGCACCGGGACTTGA
- a CDS encoding adenosylhomocysteinase, translating to MEKTATRIDWIGDSCRLLKATAAEFEQTRPFEGLSIGTGIHIEPKTAALLMTLRAGGARLVCTGNLNSTQPSTVEFLRSEGITVFATQTTDPAAHHQSLKTVIAERPDLLLDNGGDLFAIAADKPYAGLRGGTEETTSGRTRLLPLRERLKMPILVINDSPIKQFAENRHAVGQSLFESYLRFTNRSTNGKRVTVFGYGACGKGAAACFRNAFSTVSVVDIDPVTALEAHLDGFATPLREAAVRSADILVTVTGFADIVTAADLPLLKDGAILMNGGHFPHEIEVEAFRRHPDITGIERYEADHIETFHLSDGRSFHVLGGGHMANLAGPRPLGNSVESMDLGFNLQARCLERIARGEAGPHSCIVPVPRDIDAMVASAYLELAR from the coding sequence ATGGAAAAGACCGCAACTCGCATCGACTGGATCGGCGACAGCTGCCGCTTGCTGAAGGCGACGGCTGCCGAATTCGAGCAGACGCGTCCTTTCGAGGGCCTATCGATCGGCACCGGCATCCATATCGAGCCGAAGACAGCGGCGCTCTTGATGACGCTGCGCGCCGGTGGCGCGCGTCTCGTCTGTACCGGCAATCTCAACAGCACTCAGCCGTCGACGGTCGAGTTCCTTCGGTCTGAGGGCATCACGGTCTTCGCCACGCAGACGACCGATCCCGCCGCCCATCATCAAAGCCTCAAGACCGTCATCGCCGAAAGGCCGGATCTGCTGCTCGACAATGGCGGCGATCTCTTCGCGATCGCGGCGGACAAACCCTATGCTGGTCTGCGCGGCGGCACCGAAGAAACCACCTCGGGCCGCACCCGCCTGTTGCCGCTGCGCGAGCGCCTCAAAATGCCGATCCTCGTCATCAACGACAGCCCGATCAAGCAGTTCGCCGAAAACAGGCATGCTGTCGGCCAGAGCCTGTTCGAAAGCTATCTGCGTTTCACCAACCGCTCGACCAACGGCAAACGCGTAACGGTCTTCGGCTACGGCGCCTGCGGCAAGGGCGCCGCCGCCTGTTTCCGCAATGCCTTTTCGACTGTCAGCGTCGTCGATATCGATCCGGTAACGGCGCTCGAAGCGCATCTCGACGGTTTCGCGACACCACTGCGCGAGGCGGCGGTCCGCTCGGCCGATATTCTCGTCACCGTAACCGGTTTTGCCGATATCGTAACGGCAGCCGACCTGCCGCTTTTGAAGGACGGCGCGATCCTGATGAATGGCGGTCATTTCCCGCATGAAATCGAGGTCGAAGCCTTCCGCCGACATCCCGATATCACCGGCATCGAGCGCTACGAGGCCGATCATATCGAGACCTTCCATCTGAGCGACGGCCGCTCCTTCCATGTGCTCGGCGGCGGCCACATGGCCAATCTCGCCGGCCCGCGGCCGCTCGGCAACAGCGTCGAATCGATGGATCTCGGCTTCAACCTGCAAGCCCGCTGCCTGGAGCGCATCGCCAGGGGCGAGGCCGGTCCCCATTCCTGCATCGTGCCTGTGCCCAGGGATATCGATGCGATGGTGGCGAGCGCCTATCTCGAATTGGCGCGCTGA
- a CDS encoding LysR family transcriptional regulator, which produces MTNLGDLEIFAKVVSTGSMSLAGRALGFSPAVVSKRIKRLEDRLGTRLLQRTTRQISLTEAGQGFYDRVLGILAGLEEAEFYISGRSAQMHGTLKISAPTSFGRMHIAPHLKDFMEAHPELAINLVLTDEFSDIVGGGFDLAIRIAELTDSSLVARRLAPVRRLLCASPDYLAAHGEPRHIEDLKHHRCLPAHNNDTWRLNGPDGPLSLRPEGMLITNSSEVIREAVISGLGIALRSTWDIGEELKAGRLVQVLPAYEGSHNVALSAVYPSRQFLPAKVRLFIDYLTELYGPVPYWEL; this is translated from the coding sequence ATGACCAATCTGGGTGATCTCGAAATCTTTGCCAAGGTCGTTTCGACGGGCAGCATGTCGCTCGCCGGGCGCGCGCTCGGCTTCTCCCCTGCCGTCGTCTCCAAACGGATCAAACGGCTGGAGGACCGGCTCGGCACCCGGCTTTTGCAGCGCACGACGCGGCAGATCTCGCTGACGGAAGCCGGACAGGGTTTCTACGACCGCGTACTCGGTATTCTCGCCGGGCTGGAAGAGGCGGAATTCTATATTTCCGGCCGCTCGGCGCAGATGCACGGCACGCTGAAGATCTCGGCACCGACCTCCTTCGGGCGCATGCATATCGCCCCGCATCTGAAGGATTTCATGGAGGCGCATCCGGAACTGGCGATCAATCTGGTGCTGACCGACGAATTCAGCGACATCGTCGGCGGCGGCTTCGATCTGGCGATCCGCATCGCCGAACTGACCGATTCGAGCCTCGTCGCCCGCCGGCTGGCGCCGGTGCGCCGGCTGCTCTGCGCCTCGCCGGATTATCTGGCGGCGCATGGCGAGCCGAGACATATCGAGGATCTGAAACATCATCGCTGCCTGCCGGCGCACAATAACGACACCTGGCGGCTGAACGGGCCGGACGGACCGCTCAGCCTGCGGCCGGAAGGCATGCTGATCACCAATTCCAGCGAGGTGATCCGCGAAGCTGTCATATCAGGCCTCGGGATCGCGTTGCGCTCCACCTGGGATATCGGCGAAGAGCTCAAGGCCGGCCGGCTGGTGCAGGTGCTGCCGGCCTATGAAGGCTCGCACAATGTCGCACTGTCGGCCGTCTACCCCAGCCGGCAGTTCCTGCCGGCCAAGGTGCGGCTGTTCATCGACTATCTCACCGAGCTGTATGGACCCGTTCCCTATTGGGAGCTTTAG
- a CDS encoding FAD-linked oxidase C-terminal domain-containing protein — MSDAISFLAPRADVLARRAQIVADLTDLLPPECLVHEARELVPFETDAFVSYRRLPLAVALPRTTAEVAAVMRYCHRYGIPVVPRGAGTSLSGGAIPQEDAVVLGLSKMNRILEIDLPNRAAVVQAGVTNLNISESVSADGFFYAPDPSSQLACTIGGNIGMNSGGAHCLKYGVTTNNLLGVRMVLVDGTVIELGGKALDAAGYDLLGLVCGHEGQLGIVTEATVRLIAKPEGARPVLFGFETSEEAGACVADVIAAGIVPVAIEFMDKPAIEICEAFAHAGYPLDVGALLIVEVEGSEAEMDATLKDIVEIAHRHAVKTVRECQSATEAALIWKGRKSAFGATGRIADYICMDGTVPLSQLSHVLKKTAEIIDHYGLRVANVFHAGDGNMHPLILFNANDPADAARAEAAGNDILKLCVDAGGCLTGEHGVGIEKRDLMRHQYSEVDLAQQMAVRAAFDPGWLLNPSKVFPLEGRPAA; from the coding sequence ATGTCCGACGCCATTTCGTTTCTCGCCCCCCGCGCCGACGTCCTGGCGCGTCGAGCCCAGATCGTTGCCGATCTGACCGATCTTCTGCCGCCGGAATGCCTGGTGCATGAGGCGCGCGAACTGGTGCCGTTCGAGACCGACGCCTTCGTGTCCTACCGCCGCCTGCCGCTCGCCGTCGCCCTGCCGCGCACCACCGCCGAGGTTGCGGCCGTCATGCGGTATTGCCACCGCTACGGCATTCCCGTCGTGCCGCGGGGCGCCGGGACATCGCTGTCCGGCGGCGCCATACCGCAGGAAGATGCCGTCGTGCTCGGCCTGTCGAAGATGAACCGCATCCTCGAAATCGATTTGCCGAACCGGGCAGCCGTGGTTCAGGCCGGCGTCACCAATCTCAACATCTCCGAATCCGTCTCCGCGGACGGCTTTTTCTATGCCCCCGATCCGAGTTCGCAGCTTGCCTGCACTATCGGCGGCAATATCGGCATGAATTCCGGCGGCGCCCACTGCCTGAAATATGGCGTCACCACCAACAATCTGCTCGGCGTCCGGATGGTGCTGGTCGACGGCACGGTGATCGAACTCGGCGGCAAGGCGCTGGATGCGGCGGGTTATGACCTGCTCGGCCTCGTCTGCGGCCATGAAGGCCAGCTCGGCATCGTCACCGAGGCGACCGTGCGGCTGATCGCCAAGCCGGAAGGCGCGCGCCCCGTGCTCTTCGGCTTCGAAACTTCGGAGGAGGCCGGCGCCTGCGTTGCCGATGTCATCGCCGCCGGCATCGTCCCGGTTGCGATCGAATTCATGGACAAGCCGGCCATCGAGATCTGCGAGGCCTTCGCCCATGCCGGTTATCCCCTCGATGTCGGCGCGCTGCTGATCGTCGAGGTCGAGGGCTCGGAAGCCGAGATGGACGCCACGCTGAAGGACATCGTCGAGATCGCCCACCGGCACGCCGTCAAGACCGTGCGCGAATGCCAGTCGGCGACCGAGGCAGCCTTGATCTGGAAGGGCCGCAAATCCGCCTTCGGCGCCACCGGCCGCATCGCCGATTATATCTGCATGGACGGCACCGTGCCGCTCAGCCAGCTTTCGCATGTGCTGAAGAAGACCGCCGAGATCATCGATCACTATGGCCTGCGGGTCGCCAACGTCTTCCATGCCGGCGACGGCAACATGCACCCGCTGATCCTGTTCAACGCCAACGATCCGGCGGACGCCGCCCGTGCCGAGGCCGCCGGCAACGATATTCTGAAGCTCTGCGTCGACGCCGGCGGCTGCCTGACCGGCGAACATGGCGTCGGCATCGAGAAGCGCGACCTGATGCGGCATCAATATTCGGAAGTCGATCTCGCCCAGCAGATGGCGGTGCGCGCCGCCTTCGATCCCGGCTGGCTGCTCAACCCTTCAAAGGTCTTTCCGCTGGAAGGACGCCCCGCCGCATGA
- the glcE gene encoding glycolate oxidase subunit GlcE — translation MIDLMPTSEEQAAAIVRAHQERNRPLAICGGDTRSGFGNAVASEDRLRSTRLSGIVAYNPGEMVMTARSGTPLAEVEAALTENGQMLAFEPMDHRPIMARSGEPTIGGVFAANVSGPRRIIAGAARDSLLGVRFVNGKGEIIKAGGRVMKNVTGLDLVKLIAGSYGTLGFLTEVTFRVPPRPKTERTLLLSGLNDAEAANAMAAAMALPVEVSGAAHLPLTVTWKFLAGKLPEGEATVLRIEGLAGSVDVRMEKLAAVMSAFAAVTRLDEPESRRLWREIREVLPYADGTARPVWRVSVAPGTGHQLVAALRLEAGVDAFYDWQGGLVWMRMEAGPEGELVRRYIKALGGGHATLIRASGEARAATAAFHPEPEAVAMLSRRVKEKFDPAGIFNPGKMGW, via the coding sequence ATGATCGATCTGATGCCGACGAGCGAGGAACAGGCGGCGGCGATCGTCCGCGCACATCAGGAGAGGAACCGGCCACTCGCGATCTGCGGCGGCGATACGCGCTCGGGTTTCGGCAACGCCGTTGCATCAGAAGACCGGCTGCGATCGACCAGGCTTTCCGGCATCGTTGCCTACAATCCCGGCGAAATGGTCATGACAGCCCGTTCGGGTACGCCGCTTGCCGAGGTCGAGGCGGCACTGACCGAAAATGGCCAGATGCTTGCCTTCGAGCCGATGGATCATCGCCCCATTATGGCCAGGTCGGGCGAGCCGACGATTGGCGGCGTCTTTGCCGCCAATGTCTCTGGCCCGCGTCGCATCATTGCGGGCGCTGCCCGCGACAGCCTGCTCGGTGTGCGCTTCGTCAATGGCAAAGGCGAGATCATCAAGGCCGGCGGCCGGGTGATGAAGAATGTCACCGGCCTCGACCTGGTCAAGCTGATCGCCGGCTCGTACGGAACACTCGGATTTCTGACGGAAGTCACCTTCCGCGTGCCGCCCCGTCCGAAAACGGAGCGAACGCTGCTTCTGTCAGGCCTCAACGACGCAGAGGCAGCAAACGCCATGGCGGCGGCGATGGCGCTGCCGGTCGAAGTCTCGGGTGCCGCGCATCTACCGCTGACGGTGACCTGGAAATTCCTTGCCGGCAAGCTGCCGGAAGGCGAGGCGACGGTTCTGCGCATCGAAGGCCTCGCCGGTTCGGTCGATGTGCGCATGGAAAAGCTTGCGGCTGTTATGTCGGCCTTCGCAGCGGTGACACGGCTGGATGAACCGGAAAGCCGCAGGCTCTGGCGGGAAATCCGCGAGGTGCTGCCCTATGCCGACGGCACAGCGAGGCCGGTCTGGCGCGTCTCGGTCGCCCCGGGCACTGGCCATCAGTTGGTCGCAGCGCTGCGTCTGGAAGCCGGCGTCGACGCCTTCTATGATTGGCAGGGCGGTCTCGTCTGGATGCGCATGGAGGCCGGCCCCGAGGGCGAGCTGGTCCGCCGCTACATCAAGGCGCTCGGCGGTGGCCATGCGACGCTGATCCGCGCGTCGGGCGAGGCGAGGGCGGCAACCGCTGCCTTTCATCCGGAGCCCGAGGCGGTGGCGATGCTGTCGCGGCGGGTGAAGGAGAAGTTCGATCCGGCGGGGATCTTCAATCCGGGGAAGATGGGGTGGTGA
- the glcF gene encoding glycolate oxidase subunit GlcF, which translates to MQTNFTPAQLADPHVAESEQILRKCVHCGFCTATCPTYVTLGNELDSPRGRIYLIKDMLENGRPADAEVVTHIDRCLSCLACVTTCPSGVDYMHLVDHARAHIEKTYRRPLMNRLTRAILAAVLPYPGRFRLALNLARLGRPFAGLMRGSALKPFAAMLALAPRRVPAASAFAKPGSYKPETERRGRVAILSGCAQPVLDPGINAAAIRLLTRLGVEVVLPEGEVCCGSLVHHMGRAEQALASARANVDIWTREIDGQGLDAIIITASGCGTTIKDYGHMLRLDPAYAAKAARVSALARDITEYLATIDLPAHTPKGITVAYHSACSMQHGQRITLAPKQLLKTAGFTVRDPAEGHLCCGSAGTYNIMQPEISAALKARKVGNIEATKADIIATGNIGCITQIATGTGMPILHTVELLDWAYGGAVPEKLTGLPLG; encoded by the coding sequence ATGCAAACCAACTTCACCCCCGCCCAACTCGCCGACCCGCATGTCGCCGAATCCGAGCAGATTCTGCGCAAGTGCGTCCATTGCGGTTTCTGCACCGCCACCTGTCCCACCTATGTCACCCTCGGCAACGAGCTCGACAGCCCGCGCGGCCGCATCTACCTGATCAAGGACATGCTGGAAAACGGACGGCCGGCCGATGCCGAAGTCGTCACCCATATCGACCGCTGTCTCTCCTGCCTTGCCTGCGTCACCACCTGTCCCTCCGGCGTCGACTATATGCATCTGGTCGATCACGCCCGCGCCCATATCGAAAAGACCTACCGGCGCCCGCTGATGAACCGGCTGACGCGCGCCATTCTTGCTGCGGTGCTGCCCTATCCCGGCCGTTTCCGCCTGGCGCTCAATCTCGCCCGCCTCGGCCGACCCTTTGCCGGCCTGATGCGAGGGAGCGCTCTGAAACCCTTCGCCGCCATGCTGGCGCTTGCGCCGCGCCGCGTGCCCGCAGCTTCGGCCTTCGCAAAACCCGGCAGCTACAAGCCCGAGACGGAACGACGCGGCCGGGTGGCGATCCTTTCCGGCTGCGCTCAGCCGGTGCTCGACCCCGGCATCAACGCGGCGGCGATCCGGCTGCTGACGCGGCTCGGCGTCGAGGTCGTGCTGCCGGAGGGCGAGGTCTGCTGCGGTTCGCTGGTTCATCACATGGGCCGCGCCGAACAGGCGCTCGCCAGCGCGCGGGCCAATGTCGATATCTGGACGCGCGAAATCGACGGGCAGGGGCTCGACGCGATCATCATCACCGCCTCGGGCTGCGGCACCACGATCAAGGATTACGGCCATATGCTGCGCCTCGATCCCGCCTACGCGGCAAAGGCGGCGAGGGTCTCAGCGCTTGCCAGGGACATCACCGAATATCTCGCCACCATCGACCTGCCGGCGCACACGCCGAAGGGCATCACGGTCGCCTATCACTCCGCCTGTTCCATGCAGCACGGCCAGCGCATCACGCTCGCGCCGAAGCAATTGCTGAAAACGGCGGGTTTTACCGTGCGCGATCCCGCCGAAGGCCATCTCTGCTGCGGCTCGGCCGGCACCTACAACATCATGCAGCCGGAGATCTCGGCAGCGCTGAAGGCGCGTAAGGTCGGGAACATCGAGGCTACCAAGGCCGATATCATCGCCACAGGCAATATCGGCTGCATCACCCAGATCGCCACCGGCACCGGCATGCCGATCCTGCATACGGTCGAGCTGCTCGATTGGGCTTACGGCGGCGCTGTGCCGGAAAAATTAACAGGTTTGCCGCTAGGCTGA
- a CDS encoding outer membrane beta-barrel protein encodes MTYALRSSASLLAGIAFFTICSAASASAEDLQFSIYGGYQTAPHSGVDLSDGTHFTAGWEGKSFGSPPYYGGRVTWWLENFNKPNWGISLDYTHDKVYADDDTLAKTGWSHFEFTDGLNLLTVNGLYRFQDPARRWTPYLGAGIGVNIPHVEVIRPEGKTWAYEFGGVTLQAQAGVDFKVTDRWSTFVEYKGTYSRVDVPIDSGVDLKTNIFTNAVNVGVSFHW; translated from the coding sequence ATGACATATGCGCTGCGTTCCTCAGCTTCCCTGCTCGCGGGCATCGCGTTTTTCACGATCTGTTCGGCAGCCTCCGCTTCGGCGGAAGACCTGCAATTCTCCATCTACGGCGGCTATCAGACGGCGCCGCACAGCGGCGTCGATCTCTCCGACGGCACGCATTTCACCGCCGGCTGGGAAGGCAAGTCTTTCGGCAGCCCGCCTTACTACGGCGGCCGCGTCACCTGGTGGCTCGAAAACTTCAACAAGCCGAACTGGGGTATTTCGCTCGATTATACCCATGACAAGGTTTATGCCGACGACGATACGCTGGCGAAAACCGGCTGGTCGCATTTCGAATTCACCGACGGCCTGAACCTGCTCACCGTGAACGGGCTCTACCGCTTCCAGGATCCGGCCCGCCGCTGGACCCCCTATCTCGGTGCCGGTATCGGCGTGAACATTCCGCATGTCGAAGTGATTCGCCCTGAAGGCAAGACCTGGGCTTATGAATTCGGCGGCGTGACGCTGCAGGCTCAGGCCGGCGTCGATTTCAAGGTGACCGATCGCTGGTCGACCTTCGTCGAATACAAGGGCACCTATTCGCGCGTCGACGTTCCGATCGACAGCGGCGTGGACCTGAAGACCAACATCTTCACCAATGCCGTCAATGTCGGCGTGTCATTCCACTGGTAA
- a CDS encoding L,D-transpeptidase, producing MIKLMPGLAAAGLVLSLMSTSALAAPAGSAPDNAQRPAQVVRVAQMPKYVKPEFKRKKVRLVTTEAAGTVIIDTNNKYLYLIEGNNRATRYGIGVGRDGFGWSGVVKIGRKAEWPAWTPPAEMRRREAAKGHIIPAYQEGGEDNPLGARAMYLYQGGRDTIFRIHGTNQPWTIGLNMSSGCIRMMNEDVTHLYDRAPVGTKVIVIGPGNKQGKVAFEDRGIDVLRTLFGG from the coding sequence ATGATCAAATTGATGCCGGGTCTGGCTGCGGCCGGACTTGTCCTGTCCTTGATGTCTACATCAGCCTTGGCTGCACCCGCCGGCTCTGCTCCTGACAACGCGCAGCGCCCGGCACAGGTCGTGCGTGTGGCGCAAATGCCGAAATATGTGAAGCCGGAATTCAAGCGCAAGAAAGTGCGGCTGGTGACGACGGAAGCAGCCGGCACCGTCATTATCGATACCAACAACAAATATCTTTATCTCATCGAGGGCAACAACCGCGCCACCCGCTATGGCATCGGTGTCGGCCGCGACGGCTTCGGCTGGTCGGGCGTCGTCAAGATCGGCCGCAAGGCGGAATGGCCGGCATGGACGCCGCCGGCCGAAATGCGCCGCCGCGAAGCCGCCAAGGGACACATCATTCCCGCCTATCAGGAAGGCGGCGAGGATAATCCGCTCGGTGCGCGCGCCATGTATCTCTACCAGGGCGGCCGCGACACGATCTTCCGCATCCACGGCACCAACCAGCCCTGGACGATCGGCCTCAACATGTCCTCCGGCTGCATCCGCATGATGAACGAGGACGTGACGCATCTTTACGATCGCGCGCCTGTCGGCACCAAGGTGATCGTTATCGGCCCCGGCAACAAGCAGGGCAAGGTCGCGTTCGAGGACCGCGGCATCGACGTGCTGCGCACGCTTTTCGGCGGCTGA